TCGTCAGTGGCAACCAAGAACCCAAACGAGTAGAAATTGCTCCATCTGCTTTAGCAGAAGGTCCAGAAGTGCTTTCTGATTTGGTCGCGGCGGCGATGAAGGATGCCTATAAAAAGTCCACCGAAACCATGCGAGAACGTATGGAAGATCTAACCAGTGGACTGGAATTACCTGGAATGTAAGTAATTGGACAAAAATATTTACAGTCATTGCGAGCGAAGGGAAGCAATCACAACCCTGGCAATTGCTTCATTTCACTTCGTTCCATATGGCTAACGCCACGCTGCGCTAACGCAATGACATTGTGTAATTAATTCTGTCTCACTACTTAGTCACTCAATTTTGGATTGACGATTTTGGATTTTGGATTTTGGATTGACTCCAACCTAAAGTGTAGAAGCTCAAAAATTTTGGATTTGGGATTGACGTTAGCGAAGCGTACGCAGCGCAGCGAGTATTTTCCCGTTCTCAAGGATGGAAACTCGTACCAAATTTTTTTATCTAAAATCTAAAATCTAAAATTCCCGGTCAGTGGTCAGTAGTGTAAAATAACTGGCAACTGACACAAAACTTAAATCAAAATATTATGCCTTATAAGCTACTGTTTGTCTGCCTTGGTAATATTTGCCGATCGCCATCGGCTGAAAATATTATGAATCATCTCATTGACCAAGCCAGGTTAAATAATACAATTCTTTGCGATTCTGCCGGTACTGCTGGTTATCACATTGGTGCAGCACCGGATCGACGCATGAGTGCCGCAGCAGAGAATAAGTTAGGATTTAAACTCATTGGACAAGCTCGGCAATTTCAAATCCGTGACTTTCAAGAGTTTGATTTGATTTTGGCAATGGATCGTAATAATTATGATGATATCCTCGCTGTTGACCCTTCTGGGCAATATCATTCTAAAGTTAGGTTGATGTGTGATTTTTGCTCTACACACACCCTCAAGGAAGTTCCAGACCCCTATTATGGCGGAGTTGAAGGCTTTAATCATGTGATTGATTTACTAATGGATGCTTGTGAAGGGTTGCTAAAACATATCACCCAGAAGTAATCATAAATATTATCATTCTCAGATCCCCGACTTCTCAAAGAAGTCGGGGATCTAATATATTTAAACTATATCTAGTCAACCTCAAAAGCCGCTATGCAAAGTACAGAAACAAATCTACAATTGCGCTTGTGGACTGTGGAAGAATATCACCGCATGAATGAAGCGGGTATTTTTGCACCAGATG
The DNA window shown above is from Anabaena sp. WA102 and carries:
- a CDS encoding YbaB/EbfC family nucleoid-associated protein, whose product is MAEKGQGFGFGLGKMKELAEAFKKAQQVQEGAKRLQEELEQMEILGESGGGLVKVVVSGNQEPKRVEIAPSALAEGPEVLSDLVAAAMKDAYKKSTETMRERMEDLTSGLELPGM
- a CDS encoding low molecular weight protein-tyrosine-phosphatase, translating into MPYKLLFVCLGNICRSPSAENIMNHLIDQARLNNTILCDSAGTAGYHIGAAPDRRMSAAAENKLGFKLIGQARQFQIRDFQEFDLILAMDRNNYDDILAVDPSGQYHSKVRLMCDFCSTHTLKEVPDPYYGGVEGFNHVIDLLMDACEGLLKHITQK